Proteins from one Mercurialis annua linkage group LG7, ddMerAnnu1.2, whole genome shotgun sequence genomic window:
- the LOC126657053 gene encoding uncharacterized protein LOC126657053: MESIKNDILCHFRRFLGSASLARSNVNYDILREGPTLNEDDFRSFDCNTSSEEIKAVMFSIKDEKAPGPDGYTSCFFKKSWRIVGENICSAVKEFFQNGKMLRQINATNIVLIPKKDIHIDVGDFRPIACCNVLYKVISKILSNRLANVISRIISQNQSALIPGRNIADNILHAHEIVRNYHRKNCNSVAIKVDVQKAYDSVSWDFIEEVLIGFNFPNKFVMLVMTCIRTPMYSIMINGESVGYFPGGRGLRQGDPISPLLFVLCMEYFTRILKRNTKPVSNFVFHKGCKDIIKESICLFSNSSGLKPNLSKSSVFFNGASEEKKRRVLNILGFQEGEFPVRYLGRLQLVNSVLWSMNVFWCSIFVLPKAAIAAVENICRNYLWHGANTVKRRGLVKWDYVCRRKDQGGLGIKSIHYWNVTAISKHVWGIVSHKPSIWANWVNVNRLKRLSFWVVTKLNDCSWNWKQLLNNRKNVNAEVPKNAKVLKLWRNNNWVLPDPIDEDTSNAWDYIKANFKIDNNREDVIEWKAGANGKFSIKSAFKHLCPDKAKVEWSSLIWSGGHIPRFSFVSWVAIRRRLLTKDKLKMWNVIQDDNCSLCRSNPETAQHLFFDCVISADIWKRVLDWLEIRRQPYCLRREVRWFVRRAKGRSIKANKRRLSFSAAVYAIWRSRNETTFNQRVIKPEQSFRDIKNAVEAKLLSSGCFRLRFANARPIPGQSFIFEERLTIACLHYWMNSPFRRKDWPFIILGFCSGLKMF, from the exons ATGGAGAGTATAAAGAATGACATTTTATGCCATTTCAGAAGGTTCTTGGGCTCTGCTTCCTTGGCTAGAAGTAATGTTAACTATGATATCCTCAGAGAAGGGCCTACTCTGAATGAGGATGACTTTAGGAGTTTTGATTGTAATACCTCTTCTGAGGAGATTAAAGCTGTTATGTTTTCTATTAAAGATGAAAAAGCTCCAGGGCCAGATGGGTATACCAgctgtttttttaaaaagagttgGAGGATTGTAGGGGAAAATATTTGTTCTGCTGTTAAAGAGTTCTTTCAAAATGGGAAGATGCTGAGACAGATTAATGCTACCAATATTGTGCTTATCCCTAAAAAGGATATCCATATTGATGTGGGAGATTTCAGACCTATTGCTTGCTGCAATGTCCTGTATAAGGTAATCTCTAAAATTCTGTCTAATAGATTGGCTAATGTGATTAGTAGAATTATTAGTCAGAATCAGTCTGCCTTAATCCCTGGTAGGAATATTGCTGATAATATCCTCCATGCCCATGAAATTGTTAGAAATTATCATAGGAAAAACTGTAACTCAGTTGCTATTAAGGTTGATGTCCAGAAAGCATATGACTCAGTTAGTTGGGATTTTATTGAGGAGGTCTTGATTGGGTTTAACTTTCCTAATAAGTTTGTGATGCTTGTTATGACTTGTATTAGAACCCCTATGTATTCTATTATGATAAATGGTGAATCTGTTGGGTACTTCCCTGGGGGTAGAGGGTTAAGACAAGGTGATCCAATATCTCCCCTTTTATTTGTCCTGTGTATGGAATATTTCACCAGGATTTTGAAAAGGAATACCAAGCCTGTGTCCAACTTTGTCTTTCATAAGGGTTGCAAGGA TATTATTAAGGAGTCTATTTGCTTGTTCTCTAATTCTTCTGGTCTTAAGCCCAATCTTTCTAAAAGCTCTGTTTTCTTTAATGGGGCTAGTGAGGAGAAGAAGAGGAGAGTGCTGAACATTTTGGGCTTTCAAGAGGGGGAATTCCCTGTGAGATACTTGG GCAGATTGCAATTAGTGAATTCTGTTTTATGGAGTATGAATGTTTTTTGGTGTTCTATTTTTGTTTTGCCCAAAGCTGCGATAGCTGCTGTGGAAAATATTTGTAGAAACTATCTGTGGCATGGTGCTAACACTGTTAAAAGAAGAGGGCTTGTGAAATGGGATTATGTTTGCAGAAGGAAGGACCAAGGAGGGTTAGGGATAAAGTCCATCCATTACTGGAATGTGACTGCTATTTCTAAGCATGTATGGGGCATTGTTTCTCATAAACCTTCTATTTGGGCAAATTGGGTTAATGTGAACAGACTGAAAAGGCTCAGCTTCTGGGTGGTAACCAAACTCAATGACTGTTCATGGAATTGGAAACAGTTACTTAATAACAGAAAGAATGTT AATGCTGAAGTCCCAAAAAATGCTAAAGTGTTGAAGTTATGGAGGAATAATAATTGGGTGCTGCCTGATCCTATAGATGAAGATACTTCTAATGCCTGGGATTATATTAAAGCAAACTTCAAGATTGATAACAACAGAGAAGATGTGATTGAGTGGAAGGCCGGTGCTAATGGTAAATTCTCCATCAAAAGTGCTTTTAAACATCTTTGCCCTGATAAAGCTAAAGTGGAATGGAGCTCTCTGATTTGGTCAGGTGGTCATATTCCTAGATTTTCCTTTGTTTCCTGGGTAGCTATCAGAAGGAGACTGCTAACCAAAGACAAATTAAAGATGTGGAATGTAATCCAGGATGATAATTGCAGCTTATGTAGGTCTAATCCTGAAACTGCCCAGCACCTATTCTTTGATTGTGTGATTTCAGCCGATATATGGAAAAGAGTGCTTGACTGGCTTGAGATTAGAAGACAGCCTTATTGCTTGAGGAGGGAAGTGAGGTGGTTTGTTAGAAGAGCAAAGGGGAGATCAATAAAAGCTAATAAAAGAAGACTTAGTTTTTCAGCTGCTGTGTATGCTATTTGGAGATCCAGGAATGAAACTACGTTCAACCAAAGAGTTATCAAGCCTGAGCAGTCTTTTAGAGATATTAAAAATGCTGTGGAAGCTAA GCTGTTGTCTAGCGGTTGCTTTAGGCT ACGATTTGCAAATGCTCGTCCTATTCCTGGTCAGTCGTTTATCTTTGAGGAGCG GCTAACTATCGCTTGTCTTCACTACTGGATGAATTCGCCCTTTCGCCGTAAGGATTGGCCGTTCATTATCCTAGGCTTTTGTTCGGGGTTGAAGATGTTTTAA
- the LOC126657054 gene encoding uncharacterized protein LOC126657054 has protein sequence MILIWDIRGINSPLKQSEMIALISKFNLKLVGIVESRVNDSQFNKVWDNISKKLMNWGIINNYSCSSMGRIFILYDKENIRMNEIIIHKQVIHVKMMVDNKEMMCSVIYGSYIVSDRTELWENLKLLGENMDRSWIVAGDFNAVMYDHNRLGGNEIDYQAAEEFKEGIRNANLLELKRIGNEFTWCNNQTGEERIWRKLDWDFVNDRWMDEWPDSYLNVLSPGVSDHSPLLIKMKANTHIRKTPFRFFNIWSDDPAFISLVDVGWSRRSNGSNMFQIAQKLKWLKADLRALNKKKYSDISKRFISVKEIISKLQVDMLLDPFNSILHDEEKACSKVLLKFMAWEESIMRQKSRMNWIRLGDQTTSSFIGVLNRDNPSLRLSI, from the coding sequence ATGATTCTTATATGGGACATTAGAGGGATTAATAGCCCTCTCAAACAATCTGAGATGATTGCTCTGATTAGTaagtttaatttgaaattagtaGGTATTGTGGAATCCAGGGTTAATGATAGTCAGTTTAATAAAGTGTGGGATAATATTAGTAAGAAGTTAATGAATTGGGGTATCATTAATAATTACTCTTGTTCCAGTATGGGCAGGATTTTTATTCTCTATGATAAAGAGAATATTAGGATGAATGAGATTATAATACATAAACAAGTTATTCATGTTAAGATGATGGTGGATAATAAGGAGATGATGTGTTCTGTTATATATGGTTCTTATATTGTTTCAGATAGAACTGAGTTGTGGGAGAATCTGAAGTTGTTAGGGGAGAATATGGATAGAAGTTGGATTGTAGCTGGTGATTTCAATGCTGTAATGTATGACCATAATAGGTTGGGCGGTAATGAGATTGACTATCAAGCTGCTGAGGAGTTTAAGGAGGGAATTAGGAATGCTAATCTTTTAGAGTTGAAAAGAATTGGTAATGAGTTTACTTGGTGCAATAACCAGACAGGTGAAGAAAGGATTTGGAGGAAGTTAGATTGGGACTTTGTTAATGATAGATGGATGGATGAATGGCCAGATTCTTATCTTAATGTTCTTAGTCCAGGGGTGTCTGATCACAGTCCCTTATTGATAAAAATGAAGGCTAATACCCATATAAGGAAGACCCCTTTCAGATTTTTTAACATCTGGAGTGATGATCCTGCTTTTATCAGCTTAGTTGATGTCGGTTGGAGTAGGAGGAGCAATGGTAGTAATATGTTTCAAATTGCTCAGAAGCTGAAATGGCTTAAGGCTGACCTTAGAGCCCTGAACAAAAAGAAGTATAGTGATATATCCAAGAGATTTATTTCTGTAAAAGAGATTATTAGTAAGTTACAAGTTGATATGCTCTTGGATCCTTTTAACTCCATTCTGCATGATGAGGAAAAAGCTTGTTCTAAAGTTTTACTGAAGTTTATGGCCTGGGAGGAAAGCATTATGAGACAGAAGTCTAGAATGAACTGGATTAGATTGGGGGATCAAACAACAAGTTCTTTCATAGGAGTGTTAAACAGAGACAATCCAAGCTTAAGATTATCAATCTGA